In Arthrobacter citreus, a genomic segment contains:
- a CDS encoding thiamine-binding protein, protein MLVAFSVAPSGIGPDSPAGPGTADASVHDAVAAAVRIVRESGLPNHTDAMFTTLEGEWDEVMDVIRRATEAVGRYGSRVSLVLKADIRPGHSGELTGKVERLEAALERSGTPEE, encoded by the coding sequence ATGCTTGTTGCCTTCTCCGTAGCTCCGTCCGGCATTGGTCCGGATTCCCCCGCCGGTCCCGGAACGGCTGACGCCTCGGTGCACGACGCCGTCGCGGCCGCCGTCCGGATAGTCCGCGAATCCGGTCTGCCCAACCACACCGATGCCATGTTCACCACGCTGGAGGGTGAGTGGGATGAGGTCATGGATGTCATCCGGCGCGCCACTGAGGCGGTGGGCCGCTACGGCAGCCGGGTGTCCCTGGTGCTGAAGGCGGACATCCGGCCGGGCCACTCGGGCGAGCTGACCGGCAAGGTGGAACGCCTGGAAGCTGCCCTGGAGCGGTCGGGCACGCCGGAGGAGTGA
- a CDS encoding APC family permease, whose translation MSLFRTKPIEDSLADADEPGRRLKRTLTTWDLMIMGVAVAVGAGIFSVGAKAAANFSGPAVTLSFVLAAVTCALAIMCYAEFATAIPVAGSAYVFTYATMGELVAWIIGWNLILELFTAAAVIAKYWGIYLSEVFSLLGLDVPATLDLGPVDLTWGPLLIVSLFTVLLVMGTKLSAQVGNVFTLIKIGVVLFVIVAGFFYVKAENYTPFIPDSVPTESLGTEGVLQQSLFSFMTGAAPAQYGMLGVFAGAAIVFFAFIGFDVVATSAEEVKNPGKTLPRGIFAGLAVVTLLYIGVSLALTGMVPYTELAAVESPNLATAFSLVGNPWAAQVIAVGSLIGLTTVIMVLLMGLARVVLAMSRDGLLPRSLSRTSDKHATPARLQILCGTLVALVAGFTQVDVLEEMINIGTLSAFVVVSAGVLVLRRKRPDLKPAFRVPFGPVLPVLSALLCVYLMTNLAVETWIYFAGWLLIGFLLYFAYGQRHSRLNDKFADLRTAERAERAARLEREQQLPTPEA comes from the coding sequence GTGAGTCTCTTCAGAACAAAGCCCATTGAGGATTCCCTTGCGGACGCAGATGAGCCCGGCCGCAGGCTTAAGCGCACCCTGACGACGTGGGACCTCATGATCATGGGTGTCGCCGTTGCTGTGGGTGCGGGAATTTTCTCCGTGGGAGCGAAGGCCGCGGCCAACTTCTCCGGCCCCGCCGTCACGCTCTCGTTTGTCCTAGCAGCCGTCACGTGCGCATTGGCGATCATGTGTTACGCCGAATTCGCCACTGCCATTCCGGTGGCTGGCTCCGCCTACGTGTTCACCTACGCGACCATGGGTGAGCTGGTGGCATGGATCATTGGCTGGAACCTGATCCTGGAACTGTTCACGGCTGCGGCAGTGATTGCCAAGTACTGGGGCATTTACCTCAGTGAGGTGTTCAGCCTGCTGGGGCTGGACGTTCCGGCCACCCTTGACCTGGGCCCGGTGGACCTGACCTGGGGACCGCTGCTGATTGTGTCGCTCTTCACGGTTCTGCTCGTCATGGGAACCAAGCTCTCCGCCCAGGTGGGCAACGTGTTCACCCTGATCAAGATCGGCGTTGTGCTGTTCGTGATCGTTGCCGGCTTCTTCTACGTGAAGGCCGAGAACTATACGCCGTTCATTCCGGATTCCGTTCCCACCGAGTCGCTGGGCACTGAGGGCGTCCTGCAGCAGTCGCTGTTCTCCTTCATGACCGGCGCCGCCCCGGCCCAGTACGGCATGCTGGGGGTCTTCGCCGGCGCGGCGATCGTCTTCTTTGCCTTCATCGGCTTCGACGTCGTGGCCACCTCCGCCGAGGAAGTAAAAAACCCGGGCAAGACCCTGCCCCGCGGCATCTTTGCCGGACTGGCCGTGGTCACCCTGCTGTACATCGGTGTCTCCCTGGCCCTGACCGGAATGGTTCCCTACACCGAACTGGCCGCCGTCGAATCTCCGAACCTCGCCACCGCCTTCTCCCTTGTGGGAAACCCCTGGGCGGCGCAGGTGATCGCAGTCGGCTCCCTGATTGGCCTCACCACGGTGATCATGGTCCTGCTGATGGGCCTGGCCCGCGTGGTCCTGGCGATGAGCCGCGACGGGCTGCTGCCGCGCTCGCTCTCCCGCACCAGCGACAAGCACGCCACTCCGGCCCGCCTGCAGATCCTGTGCGGAACGCTCGTGGCGCTGGTGGCCGGGTTCACCCAGGTGGACGTCCTTGAGGAAATGATCAACATTGGCACCCTGTCCGCGTTTGTGGTCGTCAGCGCCGGCGTCCTGGTCCTGCGCCGCAAGCGGCCGGACCTCAAGCCCGCCTTCCGTGTGCCTTTCGGTCCGGTCCTCCCGGTTCTCTCGGCCCTGCTGTGCGTCTACCTGATGACCAACCTGGCCGTGGAAACCTGGATCTACTTCGCGGGATGGCTGCTGATCGGATTCCTGCTGTACTTCGCGTACGGCCAGCGCCACTCCCGCCTGAATGACAAATTCGCGGACCTGCGCACGGCTGAGCGGGCCGAGCGCGCCGCCAGGCTCGAACGCGAACAGCAGCTGCCGACGCCGGAAGCCTAG
- the pta gene encoding phosphate acetyltransferase — MARGIYVSAMTPGSGKSLVTLGLADMLLRHADRVGFFRPIVEGSEPAQDPMVRLMQRKFNLTAETSRGGLTRREVRSLLVAGERGEVDSRCLTIYNEVAAHCDVVIIEGSDLSGHDVALEFILNARLANNLGAVVLAVVNAREMTVPETADAVDVARRELHDAHCDLLAMMVNRAEPEAVDEIRAAVRPGASGRPVYVMPELNEISQPSMSEVARALNARQLAGSASLERDVVGIKVAAMTVGNFISQLDHGNLVIAPSDRADVMVAALASAVSPEFPVPSGMLLTGGLPIDPGILALLSQAPFPVFAVDVDTYSAARQVSRVRGEISSGQRRKVAAALGVWTRHVDENELLERLELPRPEKITPLRFLNQLIVRARAQRKHIVLPEGLDTRVLRAAEILHRRDVCSLTLLGPEGEVRELAASEGIDLSGTTIINPATSALRDDFAREYAVLRAKKGVTFDDAQERMLHGAYFGTMMVHLGRVDGMVSGAAHTTANTIRPALEFIRTKEGVDIVSSVFLMLLEDRVLVYGDCAVNPEPDAKQLADIALASADTASRFGVTPRVAMLSYSTGASGHGESVETVREATELVRSRRPDLPVEGPIQYDAAVDATTAASKLPGSDVAGHATVFIFPDLNTGNNTYKAVQQSAGAVAVGPILQGLRKPVNDLSRGCTVEDIVNTVAITAVQAQEG, encoded by the coding sequence ATGGCACGCGGAATCTATGTCAGCGCCATGACCCCGGGGTCCGGCAAATCCCTTGTCACCCTCGGTCTTGCCGACATGCTGCTCCGTCACGCCGACCGCGTGGGGTTCTTCCGACCCATCGTGGAAGGCTCCGAACCGGCGCAGGACCCCATGGTGCGGCTCATGCAGCGCAAGTTCAACCTCACCGCCGAAACCAGCCGGGGCGGACTCACCCGCCGCGAAGTCCGCTCCCTGCTCGTGGCCGGTGAGCGCGGCGAGGTCGATTCCCGGTGCCTGACGATCTACAACGAAGTGGCCGCCCACTGTGATGTGGTGATTATCGAGGGCTCGGACCTTTCCGGGCACGACGTCGCCCTGGAATTTATCCTGAACGCCCGCCTCGCCAATAACCTGGGCGCCGTGGTGCTGGCGGTCGTCAACGCACGGGAGATGACAGTGCCGGAAACGGCTGATGCAGTGGACGTGGCCCGGCGGGAGCTGCACGACGCACACTGCGACCTTCTCGCCATGATGGTCAACCGGGCGGAACCGGAGGCCGTGGATGAGATCAGGGCCGCCGTGCGCCCGGGGGCATCCGGCCGGCCGGTGTACGTGATGCCCGAGCTGAACGAGATTTCCCAACCCTCCATGTCCGAAGTGGCCAGGGCCCTTAACGCGCGGCAGCTGGCCGGCAGCGCATCACTGGAACGAGACGTCGTCGGCATCAAGGTCGCCGCCATGACGGTGGGCAACTTCATCTCCCAGCTGGACCACGGCAACCTGGTGATTGCCCCCAGCGACCGGGCCGACGTCATGGTGGCCGCGCTGGCCTCCGCTGTTTCGCCGGAATTCCCGGTACCCAGCGGCATGCTCCTTACCGGCGGCCTGCCCATCGATCCCGGAATCTTGGCGCTGCTGTCCCAGGCGCCGTTTCCGGTGTTCGCCGTCGACGTCGACACCTACTCGGCTGCCCGGCAGGTCAGCCGCGTGCGCGGGGAGATCTCCTCCGGCCAGCGGCGCAAGGTCGCGGCCGCCCTGGGCGTCTGGACCCGGCACGTGGACGAAAATGAGCTCCTGGAACGGCTGGAGCTTCCCCGGCCGGAGAAAATCACCCCGCTCCGTTTCCTGAACCAGCTGATCGTGCGTGCCCGGGCACAGCGGAAGCACATCGTCCTTCCCGAGGGACTGGACACGCGGGTCCTGAGGGCGGCGGAAATCCTGCACCGCAGGGACGTCTGCTCGCTCACCCTGCTCGGGCCCGAAGGAGAAGTGCGGGAGTTGGCGGCCAGTGAGGGCATCGACCTCAGCGGCACCACCATCATCAATCCGGCCACCAGCGCGCTGCGGGACGATTTCGCCCGTGAGTACGCGGTACTGCGGGCCAAGAAGGGCGTCACGTTCGACGACGCCCAGGAACGTATGCTTCACGGCGCATACTTCGGAACCATGATGGTGCACCTGGGGCGCGTGGACGGAATGGTCTCCGGCGCCGCGCACACCACAGCCAACACCATCCGCCCGGCGCTGGAATTCATCCGCACGAAAGAGGGGGTGGACATCGTCTCCTCGGTCTTCCTCATGCTGCTTGAGGACCGGGTGCTGGTTTACGGCGACTGCGCGGTGAATCCCGAACCGGACGCCAAGCAGCTGGCGGACATTGCCCTGGCCTCGGCGGACACCGCGTCCCGGTTTGGCGTGACGCCGCGGGTGGCGATGCTCTCCTATTCGACGGGCGCCTCGGGGCACGGCGAGTCCGTGGAAACGGTCCGTGAGGCCACGGAACTGGTCCGCAGCCGGCGGCCCGATCTGCCGGTGGAAGGCCCCATTCAGTATGACGCCGCGGTGGACGCGACCACCGCGGCTTCGAAGCTGCCCGGCTCGGACGTGGCCGGACATGCAACCGTCTTCATCTTTCCGGACCTCAACACCGGGAACAACACGTACAAGGCGGTCCAGCAATCCGCCGGCGCCGTGGCGGTGGGGCCCATCCTGCAGGGGCTGCGGAAACCGGTCAATGACCTCTCCCGCGGCTGTACCGTCGAAGACATTGTCAACACCGTGGCCATCACCGCGGTCCAGGCCCAGGAGGGCTGA
- a CDS encoding acetate kinase, which translates to MLVLVINSGSSSLKYQVRDTANGELLAKGIIDRIGEDAVPDHGAALEELSRRLPDVLGGRSIDAVGHRVVHGGERFSEPVLVNNEIVRSIERLSPLAPLHNPASARGIRAVHDKWPKIPQVAVFDTAFHRTLPEQAWRYALPNSLYRRYGIRRYGFHGTSYGYVAPAAARFLGIEPGEFDAVIAHLGNGASVAAIQGGRSIDTSMGFTPLEGLVMGTRSGDVDPSILVFLLREGYDADTLDDLLNRESGLLALGAASDMRTLVEAAAGGDEAATLALNVASYRLAKYIGAYHVAVGGAQALVFTAGIGENAWEFRELTVNRLGALGITLDPEANRKRGSEARLISTADSAIPVLVVPTDEEEAIAEATAETVARDFAAPAGAAGS; encoded by the coding sequence ATGCTGGTACTCGTCATTAATTCCGGTTCCTCGTCCCTGAAGTACCAGGTCCGGGACACCGCAAACGGCGAGCTCCTCGCCAAGGGCATCATCGACCGCATTGGCGAGGATGCCGTGCCGGACCACGGAGCCGCCCTCGAGGAACTGAGCCGCCGCCTGCCCGACGTCCTCGGCGGCCGCAGCATCGACGCCGTCGGGCACCGGGTGGTTCACGGCGGGGAACGCTTCAGCGAACCCGTCCTGGTCAACAATGAAATTGTCCGGTCGATCGAACGGCTGAGCCCCCTTGCCCCGCTGCATAATCCCGCGAGCGCCCGCGGCATCCGCGCCGTCCACGATAAATGGCCCAAGATTCCTCAGGTGGCGGTTTTCGACACCGCCTTCCACCGGACGCTGCCCGAGCAGGCATGGCGCTACGCCCTGCCGAACAGCCTGTACCGCAGGTACGGCATCCGCCGCTACGGGTTCCACGGGACCAGCTACGGCTACGTGGCGCCGGCCGCGGCCCGTTTTCTGGGCATTGAGCCCGGGGAGTTCGACGCCGTCATCGCCCATCTGGGCAACGGCGCGTCGGTGGCGGCCATCCAGGGCGGCAGGAGCATCGACACCTCGATGGGCTTCACGCCGCTGGAGGGACTGGTCATGGGCACCCGCAGCGGCGACGTGGACCCGTCCATCCTGGTGTTCCTGCTCCGCGAAGGATACGACGCGGACACCTTGGACGATCTGCTGAACCGGGAGTCCGGGCTCCTCGCCCTGGGCGCCGCCTCGGACATGCGGACGCTGGTGGAGGCAGCCGCCGGCGGGGATGAAGCAGCCACACTGGCGCTGAACGTCGCGTCCTACCGGCTGGCCAAGTACATCGGCGCGTACCACGTGGCCGTCGGAGGGGCCCAGGCGCTGGTCTTCACGGCCGGCATTGGCGAAAACGCCTGGGAGTTCCGGGAACTGACCGTGAACCGGCTGGGCGCCCTGGGAATCACCCTGGACCCCGAGGCGAACCGGAAACGCGGATCCGAAGCACGCCTGATCAGCACGGCGGATTCAGCCATTCCCGTACTGGTGGTGCCCACCGATGAAGAGGAAGCGATTGCCGAAGCGACCGCCGAAACGGTGGCGCGGGACTTCGCTGCTCCAGCCGGGGCGGCCGGCAGTTGA
- a CDS encoding zinc-dependent alcohol dehydrogenase: MKAVTWQGKNSVSVEQVPDPVIQEPTDAIIRVTSTAVCGSDLHLYGVLMPYMKPGDILGHETMGIVEEVGSAVTTLKKGDRVVIPFQIACGSCYMCRQGLQTQCEVTQVREKGSGAALFGFSELYGSVPGGQAEYLRVPLADYNPIKVGTELPDHRYLFLSDILPTAWQGVQYANVPDGGTLAVYGLGPVGQFAARIGTHLGYRVIGVEPVPERRALAAQYGVEVLDLHQDVADELREMTDGRGPDSVVDAVGMEAHGSPSGKAAQTVVGLLPDKLAQKAMETAGTDRLSALHGALDAVRRGGTVSLSGVYGGTADPMNLMAMFDKQLNLRMGQCNVKRWTDDLMPLVEDPSDPLGVTNLVTHQANLDEAPELYEKFQKKEDGCIKVVFQPGSN, encoded by the coding sequence GTGAAAGCAGTTACTTGGCAGGGAAAAAACTCCGTCAGCGTCGAGCAAGTCCCGGATCCGGTCATCCAGGAACCCACTGACGCCATCATCCGCGTCACCTCCACTGCCGTCTGCGGGTCGGACCTCCACCTCTACGGGGTGCTGATGCCGTACATGAAGCCGGGCGACATCCTTGGGCACGAAACCATGGGCATCGTCGAAGAGGTCGGCTCGGCCGTGACCACCCTCAAGAAGGGTGACCGCGTGGTCATTCCCTTCCAGATCGCCTGCGGCAGCTGCTACATGTGCCGTCAGGGCCTGCAGACCCAGTGCGAGGTCACGCAGGTCCGGGAGAAGGGCTCCGGCGCCGCGCTCTTCGGCTTCTCCGAGCTGTACGGCTCCGTTCCCGGCGGCCAGGCCGAGTACCTGCGGGTTCCGCTGGCCGACTACAACCCCATCAAGGTTGGCACCGAACTCCCGGATCACCGCTACCTGTTCCTCTCCGACATCCTTCCCACCGCCTGGCAGGGCGTGCAGTACGCCAATGTGCCCGACGGCGGCACCCTCGCCGTCTACGGCCTGGGACCGGTGGGCCAGTTCGCTGCCCGCATCGGCACCCACCTCGGTTACCGCGTGATCGGCGTGGAGCCGGTTCCGGAGCGCCGAGCCCTCGCTGCGCAGTACGGCGTCGAGGTGCTGGACCTGCATCAGGACGTCGCGGATGAGCTGCGTGAGATGACCGACGGCCGCGGCCCGGACTCGGTCGTGGACGCCGTCGGCATGGAAGCCCATGGCTCCCCCTCCGGCAAGGCCGCCCAGACCGTCGTCGGCCTGCTCCCGGACAAGCTGGCCCAAAAGGCCATGGAAACCGCCGGCACGGACCGCCTTTCGGCCCTGCACGGAGCACTCGACGCCGTCCGCCGCGGCGGCACCGTGTCCCTTAGCGGGGTTTACGGCGGCACGGCCGACCCGATGAACCTGATGGCCATGTTCGACAAGCAGCTGAACCTGCGGATGGGCCAGTGCAACGTCAAGCGCTGGACCGACGACCTGATGCCGCTGGTGGAGGACCCCTCCGACCCGCTGGGTGTCACCAACCTGGTGACCCACCAGGCCAACCTGGATGAGGCTCCGGAGCTGTACGAGAAGTTCCAGAAGAAGGAAGACGGCTGCATCAAGGTCGTTTTCCAGCCCGGCAGCAACTAA
- a CDS encoding metallophosphoesterase, with translation MSTQLLVLSDTHLPKRARELPEPLWQDIEAADAVVHAGDWVSEDSLDEMLRRSRRLIACYGNNDGGALPDRLPLVATATIEQVRLAVIHETGPATGRERRMDERFPDTDLLVFGHSHIPWDTVTPRGLRLLNPGSPTDRRRQPFCTYLRVTVDGATVDSELVRLPPRNSTA, from the coding sequence ATGTCCACCCAACTGCTGGTCCTCTCCGATACCCATCTTCCCAAGCGTGCGCGGGAGCTGCCCGAGCCGCTGTGGCAGGACATTGAAGCGGCCGACGCCGTCGTGCACGCCGGCGACTGGGTCAGTGAGGATTCACTCGATGAGATGCTGCGCCGCTCCCGCCGGCTGATCGCCTGCTACGGCAACAACGACGGCGGCGCCCTGCCGGACCGGCTGCCCCTGGTGGCGACGGCAACCATCGAGCAGGTCCGCCTGGCCGTCATTCATGAAACAGGCCCGGCAACCGGCCGGGAGCGCCGCATGGACGAGCGGTTTCCGGACACCGACCTGCTGGTGTTTGGACACAGCCACATCCCGTGGGACACGGTGACGCCGCGCGGCCTGCGGCTGCTGAACCCCGGCTCGCCGACTGACCGCCGCCGGCAGCCGTTCTGCACCTACCTGCGCGTCACGGTGGACGGCGCAACCGTCGACTCCGAACTGGTGCGGCTCCCGCCGCGGAATTCCACCGCTTAA
- a CDS encoding glycoside hydrolase family 15 protein — MAAPIEDYALVSDLHTGALISRRGSIDWLCLPRFDAPSVFGALLGTEDQGRWLLAPDGEAEVVHRSYRDSTFILQTRWATATGTVLVTEFMPVGDGRASIVRRVQGLSGTVNMRQELEIRFNYGTVLPWMRRDPYPHGERLLAIAGPSALVLRGGNLPVAEDHRHVGRFSVAAGEQVDLELTWYRSHSDAPALTDIDAALESTAAYWEGWASHCQPAPRYESAVQRSLLVLRALTHESTGGIVAAPTTSLPEVAGGERNWDYRYCWLRDAALTLEAMLGHGYADEALQWRNWLLRAVAGDPEDLQIMYAVDGARDLPERILTQFSGYGGAVPVRVGNRAVSQYQADVVGEVMVALAKLRENGVAEDHFSWPLQRALMSFLERHLEDKDHGIWEMRGEPQHFTHSRVMMWAAFDRAATAARTYGLDGPVELWDALRDGLREEILNRGYNPELGSFTQYYGGPEVDAALLQLPQVGFLPYDDERMLGTVARLEKDLLTESGLLLRYATHTGVDGLPTGENPFLACSFWLVEQYAATGRTEEASALMDQLVGYSNELGLLSEEYDPVNNTMAGNFPQAFSHLALVRAADALNNFDGGDRPAEQTSSERPGAYSTSERST; from the coding sequence ATGGCTGCCCCGATTGAGGACTATGCGCTCGTGTCGGACCTGCACACGGGTGCGCTGATTTCCCGGCGGGGGAGCATCGACTGGTTGTGCCTGCCGCGGTTTGATGCGCCGTCGGTCTTCGGGGCACTGCTGGGGACCGAGGATCAGGGACGCTGGCTGCTGGCGCCGGATGGGGAGGCCGAGGTCGTTCACCGCAGCTACCGGGACTCCACCTTTATCCTGCAGACCCGCTGGGCCACCGCAACCGGAACCGTGCTGGTCACCGAGTTCATGCCGGTGGGTGACGGGCGCGCCTCGATCGTGCGCCGGGTGCAGGGACTCAGCGGCACCGTAAACATGCGGCAGGAGCTGGAGATCCGGTTCAACTACGGCACGGTCCTCCCGTGGATGCGCCGGGATCCGTATCCCCACGGCGAACGGCTGCTCGCCATCGCCGGACCCAGCGCACTGGTGCTGCGCGGCGGCAACCTTCCCGTGGCCGAGGACCACCGGCACGTGGGCAGGTTTAGTGTGGCGGCCGGGGAGCAGGTGGATCTGGAGCTGACGTGGTACCGCTCCCACTCGGACGCCCCCGCGCTGACCGACATTGATGCTGCGCTGGAGTCCACTGCCGCGTACTGGGAGGGGTGGGCCTCGCACTGCCAGCCCGCTCCCCGGTACGAATCTGCGGTCCAGCGTTCCCTGCTGGTGCTGCGCGCGCTGACGCATGAGTCTACGGGCGGCATTGTTGCGGCGCCCACCACATCCCTTCCGGAAGTGGCCGGCGGGGAACGCAACTGGGACTACCGCTACTGCTGGCTGCGGGATGCGGCGCTGACGCTGGAAGCCATGCTGGGGCACGGGTACGCGGATGAAGCCCTCCAATGGCGTAACTGGCTGCTCCGTGCGGTTGCCGGAGACCCGGAGGACCTGCAGATCATGTACGCCGTGGACGGCGCGCGTGACCTGCCAGAGCGCATCCTGACGCAGTTCTCCGGGTATGGGGGAGCCGTTCCCGTCCGGGTGGGAAACCGGGCGGTCAGCCAATACCAGGCCGACGTCGTGGGGGAAGTGATGGTGGCGCTCGCCAAGCTGCGTGAGAACGGGGTGGCCGAGGACCACTTCTCCTGGCCGCTGCAGCGTGCCCTGATGTCCTTCCTGGAGCGGCATCTGGAGGATAAGGACCACGGCATTTGGGAAATGCGCGGGGAACCGCAGCACTTTACGCATTCCCGGGTCATGATGTGGGCTGCCTTTGACCGCGCGGCCACCGCAGCCCGGACGTACGGCCTGGACGGGCCGGTGGAATTATGGGACGCGCTGCGGGACGGACTGCGCGAGGAGATCCTGAACCGGGGCTACAACCCCGAGCTCGGGTCCTTCACGCAGTATTACGGCGGCCCCGAGGTGGACGCGGCCCTCCTGCAGCTGCCGCAGGTCGGTTTCCTGCCGTATGACGACGAGCGCATGCTCGGCACGGTGGCGCGGCTGGAAAAGGACCTGCTGACCGAATCCGGCCTGCTGCTGCGCTACGCCACCCACACCGGCGTGGACGGCCTCCCCACCGGAGAAAACCCCTTCCTTGCCTGCAGCTTCTGGCTGGTGGAGCAGTACGCCGCCACCGGCCGGACCGAGGAGGCCAGCGCACTCATGGACCAGCTGGTGGGCTACTCCAATGAACTGGGCCTGCTGAGCGAGGAGTACGATCCGGTAAACAACACCATGGCCGGTAACTTTCCCCAGGCTTTTTCCCACCTCGCCCTGGTCCGCGCCGCCGATGCCCTCAACAACTTCGATGGCGGGGACCGGCCGGCGGAGCAAACGTCCTCCGAGCGCCCCGGCGCATACTCCACCAGTGAAAGAAGCACATGA
- a CDS encoding DUF445 domain-containing protein — translation MSVPLLNDVERAAGLRRMKMLATGLLVLLAVIFVFSFALQDRYPWLQYVRAAAEGGMVGALADWFAVTALFKHPMGVKIPHTAIIPRKKDQIGASLGQFVESNFLSEEVIRQKLGSMALAQKAGAWLERPESAARVAIEGSAAIRGILRVLDDDAVKSVLESMFRRHVVDPPWGPPMGRVAERVFEEGHHHQLVNLVVDSINDWVAANPDVISELVTQRSPSWVPSFVDDLVGDRVQVEVRRFLNAVQDDPDHELRRALDDYLKGLAKDLQEDPEVMAKADAIKEQVLDDPRVQQLITSTWATIKNALTTAVDDPDSELTRNFKAAVQDFGRRLSTDAELAAKVNTWIADGAGYLVKTYSSDIAAVITETVEHWDAQETSEKIELQVGKDLQFIRINGTVVGSLAGLVIFTVAHAVFG, via the coding sequence ATGAGCGTCCCGCTGCTGAACGACGTCGAGCGCGCCGCCGGACTGCGCCGCATGAAGATGCTGGCCACCGGCCTGCTGGTGCTGCTGGCGGTCATCTTCGTCTTTTCCTTTGCCCTGCAGGACCGCTATCCCTGGCTGCAGTACGTCCGCGCGGCGGCTGAGGGCGGCATGGTGGGCGCACTGGCGGACTGGTTCGCCGTCACGGCGCTCTTCAAGCACCCCATGGGAGTGAAGATCCCGCACACGGCTATCATTCCCCGGAAGAAAGACCAGATCGGCGCCTCACTGGGCCAGTTCGTGGAAAGCAACTTCCTCTCCGAGGAGGTCATCCGGCAAAAGCTCGGGTCCATGGCGCTGGCGCAGAAGGCCGGAGCATGGCTGGAACGCCCGGAAAGCGCGGCCAGGGTGGCCATCGAGGGATCGGCGGCAATCCGCGGCATCCTGCGGGTCCTGGACGACGACGCCGTCAAGAGCGTCCTGGAATCCATGTTCCGCCGCCATGTGGTGGATCCGCCCTGGGGCCCGCCCATGGGACGCGTTGCGGAGCGTGTCTTCGAGGAGGGGCACCATCATCAGCTAGTGAACCTGGTGGTGGACAGCATCAATGATTGGGTGGCTGCCAACCCGGATGTCATATCCGAACTGGTGACCCAGCGCTCGCCGTCGTGGGTGCCGTCCTTCGTGGATGATCTGGTGGGAGACCGCGTCCAGGTGGAGGTGCGGCGCTTCCTGAACGCCGTGCAGGATGACCCGGACCACGAGCTGCGCCGCGCCCTGGATGACTACCTTAAGGGCCTGGCCAAGGACCTGCAGGAGGACCCTGAGGTCATGGCCAAGGCCGACGCCATCAAGGAACAGGTTCTTGACGATCCCCGGGTCCAGCAGCTCATCACTTCGACCTGGGCCACCATCAAAAATGCCCTGACCACCGCGGTGGACGATCCGGACAGTGAACTGACGCGCAACTTCAAGGCAGCGGTGCAGGACTTCGGCCGCAGGCTCAGCACCGACGCGGAACTCGCCGCGAAGGTGAACACCTGGATTGCGGACGGCGCCGGCTACCTCGTCAAGACGTACAGCAGCGACATCGCCGCAGTGATTACGGAGACCGTGGAGCACTGGGACGCCCAGGAAACGTCCGAGAAGATCGAGCTCCAGGTCGGCAAGGACCTGCAGTTCATCCGCATCAACGGCACGGTGGTCGGATCGCTGGCGGGCCTGGTGATCTTTACCGTCGCGCACGCCGTCTTCGGCTAG
- a CDS encoding GlsB/YeaQ/YmgE family stress response membrane protein, with amino-acid sequence MGFIAFLILGLIAGAIAKAILPGRQGGGWIATLVLGVIGALLGGWIGGALFGADINEFFSIETWLVAIIGSLVVLVIYGFVTRKSGNRA; translated from the coding sequence ATGGGTTTCATTGCTTTCCTTATTCTGGGTCTTATTGCCGGTGCAATCGCAAAGGCCATCCTTCCGGGCCGTCAGGGCGGCGGCTGGATCGCCACTCTGGTCCTCGGCGTTATCGGCGCCCTGCTCGGTGGCTGGATCGGCGGCGCTCTGTTCGGCGCTGACATCAACGAGTTCTTCTCCATCGAGACCTGGCTCGTGGCCATCATCGGCTCCCTGGTTGTTCTCGTGATCTACGGCTTCGTTACTCGCAAGAGTGGCAACCGCGCGTAG
- a CDS encoding phospholipase, producing MHIESWSAPEDARAGTHLLVMLHGYGADEAGMVRLFPSLPAGVTGVAVRGSFPVGDSFGWFLLDPYLSSDTSEVLEAASALLARVDRIRAAGSFTGVSLLGFSQGMAMATTLLRLRPTGFDAVVGLSGFVAENELLAMAEPLAQPVPYFWGRDRNDWVINEDAILHTENWLRENTALTARTYPGMGHSIGTEEVRDVGIFLRRYVAPQP from the coding sequence ATGCACATCGAATCATGGTCAGCACCAGAAGACGCCCGCGCCGGGACCCATCTCCTGGTGATGCTGCACGGGTATGGCGCAGATGAAGCCGGGATGGTGCGGCTCTTTCCATCGCTTCCGGCCGGGGTTACCGGAGTTGCCGTCCGCGGCAGTTTCCCCGTGGGGGATTCCTTCGGATGGTTCCTGCTGGATCCCTACCTCAGCTCGGACACCTCCGAAGTCCTGGAGGCTGCCTCGGCACTGCTGGCCCGGGTGGACCGGATCCGCGCCGCAGGTTCCTTCACCGGAGTATCACTGCTCGGGTTTTCCCAGGGAATGGCCATGGCAACCACGCTGCTGCGGCTGCGGCCTACCGGATTCGACGCCGTCGTGGGGTTGTCCGGATTTGTGGCCGAAAATGAACTGCTGGCGATGGCCGAACCGCTGGCTCAGCCGGTTCCATACTTTTGGGGGCGGGACCGAAACGACTGGGTCATCAATGAGGATGCAATTCTCCACACGGAGAATTGGCTGCGGGAAAATACCGCGCTCACCGCGCGGACGTATCCCGGGATGGGGCACTCTATCGGCACTGAAGAGGTCCGCGACGTGGGAATCTTTCTGCGCAGATATGTAGCACCACAGCCCTGA